The following DNA comes from Sandaracinaceae bacterium.
AAGGCACGACAGCCGCGGCGGTCGTAGGCTGGGCCGGAGCGATCCGAGCACGCCCCCACCACGCCGAGGAACTCCGCGTGATCCGTGACCGCGGCGAAGTCGAGGGGGCGCCGCAGCTGGGCGATGCGCGTCGCGCGATCGCCGTCGTAGGGCCCGATGCCGACGGCCTCGCCACGCGCGAAGCGGTACGCGTCGGTGGGCGTCAGCCGCGTGCCCTGCATGTTCGCGTCGAGGGAGAGCTGCGTGTGCACGTGCAGGTCACCGAAGAACACCTGCCGCTCGGGGTCGAAGTGCGCGCAGCGTCCGAGGGTCTCGACCGTGTGCGGCACGGCGGGCGCGCGTACCTTCAGCGCGGCCTCGGACATGGAGGTCCGCGATGGCGTCCGCCCGCACGCGGCCAGGGTCAGCAGCACCAGCGTGGTCGCTCGAACGGACGCAGGCAGGCGTGTGCGGAGGTGCGGCATCGCGGCGCCGCGGAGTATGGCAAGCGCCAAGGCAACCCCCAAACGGAACCCTCGTGTTCGCGTCGTCCGCGCGTTGCGGGCGGAACCACGTCCGTTTTGGGGCGTTGCGGTGCCCTTCGTCGCGTAGGGTTCCTGCGTCGCACCGGGGCCCTTCGTGGCGCGGCGGTGCGCGGGACGGCTCGCGTGGGTTGCTCGCGCGGAGTGGCGCTGCCAGCCTCCGGCGCATGCTCGCTGCGCTCACGGATCTGTTCGGCGTCGTCGCGCCCGTGTTCGTGATCGCGGCGATCGGCTACGGGTGGGTCAAGGCCGGGGGCGCGTTCGACCACGCGGCCACGTCGCGCCTGGTGCTCCAGCTGGGCGTACCGGCCATGGTGTTTCACAGCCTGGTGCGGCTGACGGTCCCGGCCGACGTGCTGCTGCGCATGGCGGGGCTTGCGACCGCGGCCATGCTCGGCTTCGCCGTGCTGGGCTACGCGCTGCTTCGGGCGCTGCGGCTCCCGGCCCACACCTACCTTGGTCCGCTGGTGTTCTCCAACTCGGGCAACGTGGGTCTCCCCGTGTGCCTCTTCGCGTTCGGCGACCAGGGCCTGGCGCTCGCCATGGCCTACTTCGCGGTGAGCTCCACGGCGCACGTGGTGCTGGGCGGGCCGCTGTTCGCCGGGCAGTTCTCGTGGCGTCCGCTGGTGCAGTCCCCGCTCACGTGGACGGTGGTCGTCACGGTGCTGCTGCTCTGGCTGCGCGTGCCCATCCCTCTCTGGGTGCTCGCCAGCACCAAGCTCCTGGGCGACTTCGCCATCCCGCTCATGCTGCTCACGCTGGGGGCGTCGCTCTCCACCATGCACGCCGCCAACGTGGGGCGCGCGCTGCGGCTGTCCTTCGCGCGCATCGCGATCGGCGCGGGTGTGGCGTTCGCGCTGTGCGCGGTGTTCGAGATCCGTGGGCTCACCCGACAGGTGCTGGTGATGGAGTCGGCCATGCCCGTGGGCGTGCTCAACTACCTCTTCGCGCAGCGCTACGGCCGGGCCCCTGGGCAGCTGGCGAGCATCGTGCTCATCAGCACGCTGATGGCGATGGTGACCATCCCTGCGCTGCTCTACGTCGTGCGCTGAGCGCGCGCCGCAGGTGGTTTGTCGATCCGGGCGCGGGTGTCGAACGCGGTTGCTCGGCAGCTTGTACTGGCCGACGCGGATGTTGAAGTCGCGGATCTGCCGGAACTCGAAGTAGAGGTCGATTCACCCGTCACGCTTCTCACCCCACGCTGTATCTCCAGCGTGGCGTCGGGCTCGACGTTCGGCTCTTCCCGACGGCGGCTGGCGGTCGCCGCCCGCTCGCTGGCGGACCGCAGCGAGAGCGCGTGGCAGCGGTCGGTAAATGGGCCTCCACGCCCCGGATCGCCGCGCGCACCATCGCGGACGGTGTCGTTCTCGGCCCGCGCGGCGCCCTCGGGCGCGTCAACACACGAGTATCGGCCCCGTGACCCGACCACCGGGCCCCTGCACCAGCTCTTGCGCGAAAGCCTCTCGTCCTACTTCGCCTCGCGCGAGGCTCGCCCGCCGCCGGCCTTCGTGGCCAAGGCCCTGCGCGGCTATCTGCGCTGCGGCGTGCTCGTCCATGGTTTTGCGCGCTTTCGCTGCGACGACTGCGCGCAGAGTCGGCTGGTGGCCCTCAGCTGCAAACAACGGGCCTTCTGCCCGCGTTGCATTGGCCGCCGCATGGCCGATCAAGCCAGGCACCTGGTGCAGCACGTGCTCCCACCGGTACGCACCCGGCAGTGGGTGCTCTCGTTTCCGCACGAGCTCCGCTGGCACATGGCCTTCGACCACGACCTCACCCTGGCCGTCTGGCGCGTCGCCCGGCGGGCAATCGACGCGTTCTACAAGGCCCGCGCCCGCCGCGTGGGCCCACCCGGCCACAACGACGACGCCCAGTCCGGCAGCATCATGGCCATCCAGCGCTTTGGCGGCGCCCTGAACCTCAACGTCCACTTTCACGCCGTGTACCTGGATGGCGCCTTCGTCGAACGCAGCGACGGAACCCTGCGCTTCTTGGAAGCGCTCCCACCCACGGCGAGCGAGCTCGAGGCGCTGGTGGCCGACATCAAGGCGCGCGTCACGCGCTTGGTCCAGCAGCGCGGCCTGGCTGAGCCTGAAAACGACCACGCGCGCACCCTCCTGCTCCCGGGGATGGGCGAGCTCTACAGCGACGGGGTGCTCAACCGGGGCGCCTGGCGCGTGCGCACCCACGACCCCCGCGGCCCCAACGCGTTCATGCGCCGAAAGGCCCATGAAGAAGGCTTCGACCTCGACGCTCACGTCACGGTCCGTCCCGGCGCCCGCGCCGAGCTCGAGCGCCTGGTCCGCTACATCCTTCGGCCGCCGCTCAAAGAAGAACGCCTCACCCTGCACGCCGACAGCGTCGTCCTCGAGCTCAAGACCCCCTGGCGCGACGGCACCACCCACATCCGCATGAGCCGCGCGAGGTTCATCGACCGCCTCGCCGCCCTGGTCCCCCCGCCCGCCGCCAACACCCTCCTGTACGGCGGCATCCTCGCCGCAAACGCGCGCCTGCGCCCCCACGCCGTGAGCTATCAGCGCCCCGGCGTCACCGTCACCAAGCGCGCGCGGAAGACCGCGTCCGCCCTGCGCCCGCGCAACACCGCCTGGGCCGAGCTGATGCGCCATAGCTTCGGCTTGGACGTCCTCGCCTGCCCCCACTGCGGCGGCCGCATGCGACACGTCGCCACGGTCCTCAGCGCCACCGGCATCCGCGCCATCCTCCAACATCA
Coding sequences within:
- a CDS encoding transposase, translated to MSFSARAAPSGASTHEYRPRDPTTGPLHQLLRESLSSYFASREARPPPAFVAKALRGYLRCGVLVHGFARFRCDDCAQSRLVALSCKQRAFCPRCIGRRMADQARHLVQHVLPPVRTRQWVLSFPHELRWHMAFDHDLTLAVWRVARRAIDAFYKARARRVGPPGHNDDAQSGSIMAIQRFGGALNLNVHFHAVYLDGAFVERSDGTLRFLEALPPTASELEALVADIKARVTRLVQQRGLAEPENDHARTLLLPGMGELYSDGVLNRGAWRVRTHDPRGPNAFMRRKAHEEGFDLDAHVTVRPGARAELERLVRYILRPPLKEERLTLHADSVVLELKTPWRDGTTHIRMSRARFIDRLAALVPPPAANTLLYGGILAANARLRPHAVSYQRPGVTVTKRARKTASALRPRNTAWAELMRHSFGLDVLACPHCGGRMRHVATVLSATGIRAILQHQGHPLPDPRAGPSPPTPGDIVFEPDEATQLDLFQDEYSQDASDHPW
- a CDS encoding AEC family transporter; the encoded protein is MLAALTDLFGVVAPVFVIAAIGYGWVKAGGAFDHAATSRLVLQLGVPAMVFHSLVRLTVPADVLLRMAGLATAAMLGFAVLGYALLRALRLPAHTYLGPLVFSNSGNVGLPVCLFAFGDQGLALAMAYFAVSSTAHVVLGGPLFAGQFSWRPLVQSPLTWTVVVTVLLLWLRVPIPLWVLASTKLLGDFAIPLMLLTLGASLSTMHAANVGRALRLSFARIAIGAGVAFALCAVFEIRGLTRQVLVMESAMPVGVLNYLFAQRYGRAPGQLASIVLISTLMAMVTIPALLYVVR